From a region of the Triticum aestivum cultivar Chinese Spring chromosome 7D, IWGSC CS RefSeq v2.1, whole genome shotgun sequence genome:
- the LOC123166410 gene encoding VQ motif-containing protein 22, whose amino-acid sequence MAMSDTGSSFANWTDDLYRYDAPCLGGAAADSTIVASATPTSPASAGSGDGSPSRAAGGALGPRVAGKPAARKRARASRRAPVTLLNTDASNFRAMVQQFTGIPSAPAGPFSGAPVINFGGASGYGFAPQQQPAAAVSFDHHLHQQRQQYTGAAFGYGNHLQHSLSGGDAFAHGLGAAEDRMLLQSMQAAQMPGARAAHNSANGYFA is encoded by the coding sequence ATGGCGATGAGTGACACTGGCTCGAGCTTCGCCAACTGGACCGACGACCTGTACCGCTACGACGCTCCGTGCCTGGGCGGCGCTGCGGCGGACTCGACGATCGTCGCCTCCGCGACGCCGACGAGCCCGGCGTCGGCGGGGTCCGGCGACGGGAGCCCGTCCCGGGCGGCGGGCGGGGCCCTGGGCCCGCGGGTGGCGGGCAAGCCGGCGGCGAGGAAGCGGGCCCGCGCGTCGCGCCGCGCGCCAGTGACGCTGCTCAACACGGACGCCAGCAACTTCCGCGCCATGGTGCAGCAGTTCACCGGCATCCCCTCGGCCCCCGCCGGCCCGTTCTCCGGCGCTCCCGTCATCAACTTCGGCGGGGCCTCCGGCTACGGCTTCGCGCCGCAGCAGCAGCCGGCGGCCGCCGTGTCCTTCGACCACCACCTCCACCAGCAGCGGCAGCAGTACACCGGCGCGGCATTCGGCTACGGGAACCACCTGCAGCACTCCCTCTCCGGCGGCGACGCGTTCGCCCACGGGCTCGGCGCGGCGGAGGACCGGATGCTCCTGCAGAGCATGCAGGCGGCGCAGATGCCCGGGGCGCGCGCCGCTCACAACAGCGCCAATGGCTACTTCGCCTGA